The following coding sequences are from one Caminibacter pacificus window:
- a CDS encoding type II toxin-antitoxin system PemK/MazF family toxin, whose product MDFQEWLKKNELSLKCKPRTQRASYIEFFEGEFKGDKIPEFKRGEVYFAKLTDSAKTRPFLIYQNDYLNRACYEGLYHTVVVLPLSGQILGGDYRVLIKKRDNMTRDSEIVATAIGIISTGKIIFSKGLVTKLTQEELQKVDSAVKKVLGMENAI is encoded by the coding sequence ATGGACTTTCAAGAATGGCTTAAAAAAAACGAACTAAGCCTGAAATGCAAACCAAGAACCCAAAGAGCAAGCTATATAGAGTTTTTCGAAGGAGAGTTCAAAGGCGACAAAATCCCCGAATTCAAAAGAGGAGAAGTATATTTTGCAAAGCTAACGGATAGTGCTAAAACAAGACCTTTTTTAATCTACCAAAACGATTATCTAAATAGAGCCTGTTATGAAGGATTGTATCATACCGTAGTGGTTTTACCTCTTTCGGGACAGATTTTGGGAGGAGATTACAGAGTTTTGATAAAAAAAAGAGACAATATGACAAGAGATAGCGAAATAGTCGCTACCGCAATTGGTATAATATCGACAGGTAAAATTATTTTTTCCAAAGGATTGGTTACGAAACTGACACAAGAAGAACTTCAAAAAGTCGATTCGGCGGTAAAAAAAGTTTTAGGAATGGAAAATGCAATCTGA
- the fliQ gene encoding flagellar biosynthesis protein FliQ produces MQSEIIALAVAALKLALLLSLPALLVGMIVGLIVSIFQATTQINEMTLSFVPKIIAIAVVLILTLPWMMNEMIDFTKYVFSLIPTFLR; encoded by the coding sequence ATGCAATCTGAAATTATAGCTCTTGCCGTTGCGGCGCTTAAATTAGCACTATTGTTATCGCTACCTGCACTGCTTGTCGGTATGATTGTGGGGCTTATAGTATCTATTTTTCAAGCCACTACTCAAATCAACGAAATGACACTGAGTTTCGTGCCGAAAATCATAGCGATTGCGGTTGTATTAATTTTAACCCTTCCTTGGATGATGAACGAAATGATAGATTTTACAAAATACGTTTTTAGTCTTATACCTACTTTTCTTAGATAA